A single genomic interval of Lathyrus oleraceus cultivar Zhongwan6 chromosome 7, CAAS_Psat_ZW6_1.0, whole genome shotgun sequence harbors:
- the LOC127106042 gene encoding probable auxin efflux carrier component 1c — protein MITLTDFYHVMTAMVPLYVAMILAYGSVKWWKIFSPDQCSGINRFVALFAVPLLSFHFIASNNPYKMNLRFLAADTLQKIIVIIALTIWANVSKRGCLEWTITLFSISTLPNTLVMGIPLLKGMYGEFSGSLMVQIVVLQCIIWYTLMLFMFEYRGARMLISEQFPDTAGTIVSIHVDSDVMSLDGRQCLETEAEVKEDGKLHVTVRKSNASRSDIYSRRSHNSHSHANTTPRASNLTNAEIYSLQSSRNPTPRGSSFNHTDFYSMMGRNSNFGASDLKVTTPRSSNYDLSTTGNYPAPNPGMFSPKNVAAKKANNNNNNSNSNGQVAVKTDDLHMFVWSSSGSPVSDVFGSHLEYGGTGTGNGNGNGVQVHHDQKQEQVKLNLSPRKVEGEEEYIDESRNEETGKGNSKTMPPASVMTRLILIMVWRKLIRNPNTYSSIIGLTWSLVSFRWNIEMPLIIAKSISILSDAGLGMAMFSLGLFMALQPRIIACGNSVATFSMAVRFLTGPAVMAAASIAVGLRGTLLHVAIVQAALPQGIVPFVFAKEYNVHPDILSTGVIFGMLIALPITLVYYILLGL, from the exons ATGATAACATTAACAGATTTCTACCATGTTATGACAGCAATGGTGCCACTTTATGTGGCTATGATCTTAGCTTATGGTTCTGTCAAATGGTGGAAAATTTTCTCTCCTGATCAATGTTCAGGAATCAACCGTTTCGTTGCTTTGTTTGCAGTTCCTTTACTTTCCTTCCATTTCATTGCCTCCAACAATCCATACAAAATGAACCTACGGTTTCTCGCTGCGGACACACTGCAGAAAATCATTGTCATAATCGCTCTAACCATTTGGGCTAATGTGAGCAAAAGAGGTTGTTTAGAATGGACAATCACACTGTTTTCCATTTCAACGCTTCCGAATACTTTGGTTATGGGAATTCCTCTTTTGAAAGGGATGTATGGTGAATTCTCAGGGAGTTTGATGGTGCAAATCGTGGTTCTTCAGTGTATAATTTGGTATACTTTGATGTTGTTCATGTTTGAGTATAGAGGAGCGAGAATGCTTATCTCAGAACAGTTTCCAGACACTGCTGGCACCATTGTTTCGATTCATGTTGATTCTGATGTGATGTCGTTAGATGGAAGACAGTGTTTGGAAACAGAAGCTGAAGTTAAAGAAGATGGGAAGCTTCATGTTACAGTGAGAAAATCAAATGCTTCAAGATCGGATATATACTCGAGAAGATCTCATAATTCTCATTCTCATGCAAATACAACACCTCGCGCTTCAAATCTGACAAATGCTGAGATATACTCTTTGCAATCTTCAAGGAATCCAACTCCAAGAGGGTCAAGTTTCAATCACACAGATTTCTATTCAATGATGGGTCGTAATTCGAACTTTGGTGCTTCTGATTTGAAGGTAACAACGCCGAGAAGTTCTAACTATGATCTTTCAACAACAGGGAACTATCCTGCACCGAATCCTGGAATGTTCTCTCCCAAGAATGTTGCTGCTAAGAAAgctaataataataataataatagtaatagtAATGGTCAAGTAGCAGTGAAAACAGATGATCTTCATATGTTTGTTTGGAGTTCAAGCGGTTCACCGGTTTCTGATGTGTTCGGTTCTCATCTTGAATATGGAGGAACAGGAActggaaatggaaatggaaatggaGTTCAAGTTCATCATGATCAGAAACAAGAACAAGTCAAGTTGAATCTCTCTCCCAGAAAAG TGGAGGGTGAAGAAGAGTACATAGATGAGTCTAGGAATGAAGAGACTGGAAAGGGAAACTCAAAAACTATGCCACCAGCAAGTGTAATGACAAGGCTAATATTGATAATGGTTTGGAGAAAACTCATCAGAAACCCAAACACATATTCCAGCATTATAGGCTTAACTTGGTCACTAGTTTCATTCAG GTGGAATATTGAAATGCCTCTTATCATAGCAAAGTCTATTTCTATATTATCAGATGCAGGACTAGGCATGGCCATGTTCAGTCTTG GTCTTTTTATGGCTTTGCAAccaaggatcatagcatgtggTAATTCTGTAGCAACTTTTTCTATGGCCGTTAGATTCCTTACTGGTCCTGCTGTCATGGCAGCTGCTTCCATTGCTGTTGGTCTTAGAGGAACCCTCTTGCATGTTGCCATTGTTCAG GCAGCTCTTCCACAAGGAATTGTCCCATTTGTTTTTGCCAAAGAATACAATGTACATCCTGATATTCTCAGTACAGG GGTAATTTTTGGGATGTTGATTGCATTGCCCATAACGTTGGTTTATTACATCTTGTTGGGGCTATGA